One window of the Cryptomeria japonica chromosome 7, Sugi_1.0, whole genome shotgun sequence genome contains the following:
- the LOC131856253 gene encoding uncharacterized protein LOC131856253 — protein sequence MEWQRQVRECMRGVRFDKAKKPKFNESQSDNLCRAFLAKLSKFCEFGWPPISGAGGKIKRVSLGREDPLAGEREEYKESAKIILQRAWKEVYRVIREAEMYLQYCSGPEWWKKALTLGAAGEAHVVHMHDLLWCVFCLDLSLVYAADSKEAYYDEVCCRRMGEFGGEMNSPLRIHDEYVDKKQLVSTLNGLWKEYESKNALAKIMLNNEEENKARLAKYLAQRLQAWSNLHEAARVTELTVPEWLRIDPRDLKWKNQTQNVVGMDCDEICEASWLGIKVGVKEISSEGYERFQKKALDLTRLQSPFLVQFFGACLDGDRYYLITEMVSSNLVKLLEEKPSILLDACLDIMLQISRGMEYLHSQRIMHLDLRPSNVLIEPSCIKDFREEGHGRVKILNMGMAVSRLNKTKSLLSEFLPSTCYSYWMAPEAHGENLKECTYKADVYSFGMICYQILTGKQPFEDDIPDDKLYASIRQGQRPVFPSSLCPSLLADYIYKWWDSNPGNRPHFYEISKFLRYMKLLVLRIPSPQKPNSVWISCRQFDREQITKFFEGISADERVTSEEEGLIIRALDGDFPESFRTRDVYDATKFDVPVASRRSFSGRFLLRPQGSDIKSLVSLPAYIKKYSYEELHKATCGFELRLASFVCSVSIWKAILPDRSHVAVKLYDKGNSESFRNETTVLSQVHHPNIIRLRGVCVGNSKFLMVYDYMAMGSLDKRLFSTPAGKSGHQSHVLNWVMRRRIALGLARGLAYLHQDCSNKFLNVRIDTNTILLDERFSAKLCGFGLAKPAGYLGPGTQLNSTIQWQKKTEQEDEEVANIYSFGVVLLEILTGCRCIDTPYSEYYSLHESVHGIGSRTVMEFVDHRVRNEIEVKEAKNVINLGLWCIVKDPSLRPTMNRAVLVMEGLMDLCAPPLGKVEILPPPLRSHHFLQSQRANHINNNPANSVLQLPMESLLSTMTEIRRIGE from the coding sequence ATGGAGTGGCAGAGGCAGGTGCGAGAATGCATGCGAGGTGTGCGGTTTGACAAGGCAAAGAAACCTAAATTCAATGAATCTCAATCCGACAATCTGTGCAGAGCATTTCTGGCAAAGCTCTCCAAGTTCTGCGAATTTGGGTGGCCGCCAATAAGCGGCGCAGGTGGGAAGATCAAACGGGTTTCTCTAGGCAGAGAAGACCCACTTGCTGGAGAGCGCGAGGAATACAAGGAAAGTGCTAAAATCATCCTGCAGCGAGCTTGGAAGGAAGTATACCGTGTTATCAGAGAAGCAGAAATGTATTTGCAGTATTGCTCCGGTCCCGAGTGGTGGAAGAAGGCACTAACATTGGGTGCTGCAGGCGAGGCCCATGTCGTTCATATGCACGACTTGCTGTGGTGCGTCTTTTGTTTGGATTTGAGCCTTGTTTATGCTGCAGATTCTAAAGAGGCCTATTATGATGAAGTTTGCTGCAGAAGAATGGGAGAATTTGGCGGAGAAATGAACAGTCCCCTGCGCATTCATGACGAGTATGTGGATAAGAAGCAGCTGGTCAGCACTTTGAATGGGTTATGGAAGGAATATGAAAGCAAAAATGCACTGGCAAAAATTATGCTCAACAACGAGGAAGAAAACAAGGCCCGCTTAGCCAAGTATTTAGCACAGAGACTGCAGGCCTGGAGTAATTTGCATGAGGCAGCCAGAGTAACTGAATTAACTGTTCCCGAGTGGCTCAGGATCGATCCCCGGGACTTGAAGTGGAAAAATCAAACTCAGAATGTTGTGGGCATGGACTGTGACGAAATCTGTGAGGCGTCATGGCTAGGGATTAAGGTGGGTGTGAAAGAGATATCCTCAGAGGGCTATGAACGCTTTCAGAAGAAAGCCCTGGATTTAACAAGGTTGCAGAGTCCATTCCTTGTGCAGTTTTTTGGTGCCTGCTTGGATGGGGACAGGTACTATCTAATCACAGAAATGGTTAGTTCCAATCTGGTCAAGTTGCTAGAAGAGAAGCCATCAATTCTTCTAGATGCTTGTCTCGATATAATGTTACAGATATCCAGAGGGATGGAGTATTTGCATAGCCAGAGAATCATGCATCTGGATCTCAGGCCTTCAAATGTCCTAATAGAACCCAGCTGCATTAAGGATTTCAGAGAGGAAGGCCATGGCAGGGTCAAGATTTTGAATATGGGGATGGCTGTATCCAGGCTGAACAAGACCAAAAGTTTACTATCAGAGTTTCTGCCCTCAACATGTTATTCTTACTGGATGGCACCAGAAGCCCATGGCGAAAACTTAAAAGAGTGTACATACAAAGCAGATGTCTACAGCTTTGGAATGATCTGCTATCAAATTCTCACAGGCAAACAGCCCTTCGAAGATGACATTCCTGATGACAAGCTGTATGCAAGCATAAGGCAGGGCCAAAGGCCTGTTTTTCCTTCTTCATTGTGTCCGTCCTTGTTGGCCGATTATATCTACAAATGGTGGGACAGCAATCCTGGAAATCGTCCCCACTTTTATGAGATTTCAAAGTTTCTCAGATATATGAAATTGCTGGTCCTGAGAATTCCTAGTCCTCAGAAGCCTAATtcagtttggatttcttgtagacAATTTGACAGAGAGCAAATCACTAAGTTCTTTGAAGGAATCTCTGCAGATGAGAGAGTGACAAGTGAAGAAGAAGGGCTCATCATAAGGGCTCTAGATGGAGATTTTCCCGAGTCCTTCAGAACTCGTGATGTATATGATGCAACAAAATTCGATGTGCCTGTGGCATCGCGGAGGTCATTCAGTGGTAGATTCCTTCTCCGGCCTCAGGGCAGTGACATCAAATCTCTGGTAAGCTTGCCTGCATACATTAAGAAATATTCATATGAAGAACTCCACAAAGCTACCTGTGGATTCGAACTCAGGCTTGCAAGTTTTGTCTGTTCAGTTTCAATTTGGAAGGCTATTCTTCCTGACAGATCCCATGTAGCGGTGAAGCTTTATGACAAGGGAAATTCTGAGAGCTTTCGCAATGAAACAACTGTCTTATCACAAGTCCACCATCCTAATATCATTCGATTGCGTGGAGTTTGTGTTGGTAATTCGAAGTTTCTGATGGTTTATGATTATATGGCAATGGGTAGTCTGGACAAAAGACTTTTTAGCACTCCTGCTGGGAAATCAGGCCATCAAAGCCATGTTTTAAATTGGGTCATGAGGAGGAGGATTGCCCTGGGTCTAGCCCGAGGTTTGGCCTACCTTCACCAGGATTGTAGTAACAAATTTCTCAATGTAAGAATTGATACAAACACCATTCTTCTAGATGAAAGATTCTCTGCCAAGCTTTGTGGGTTCGGCTTAGCCAAGCCTGCAGGATATCTGGGGCCTGGAACGCAGCTCAATAGTACTATTCAGTGGCAGAAAAAAACAGAACAAGAGGACGAAGAAGTTGCAAACATATATAGTTTTGGAGTAGTGTTGTTAGAAATTTTGACAGGGTGCAGATGCATTGATACACCATATTCAGAGTATTATTCGCTACATGAATCTGTTCACGGGATTGGCTCCAGGACAGTTATGGAGTTTGTTGATCATCGTGTGAGAAATGAAATTGAGGTCAAGGAGGCTAAGAATGTGATCAATCTTGGGCTTTGGTGTATTGTGAAGGATCCATCTCTGAGACCCACTATGAACAGAGCAGTACTGGTTATGGAGGGGCTAATGGATCTCTGTGCACCTCCTCTCGGTAAAGTAGAGATCCTTCCTCCCCCTCTTAGATCACACCATTTCCTTCAGTCCCAAAGGGCTAATCACATCAACAATAATCCTGCCAACAGTGTGTTGCAGTTGCCAATGGAGTCTCTACTCTCAACAATGACCGAAATCAGAAGGATTGGTGAATGA